In Bacillus alkalisoli, the following are encoded in one genomic region:
- the nusG gene encoding transcription termination/antitermination protein NusG — translation MEKNWYVVHTYSGYENKVKANLEKRVESMGMQDKIFRVVVPEEEETDFKNGKKKVTKKKVFPGYVLVEIVMTDDSWYVVRNTPGVTGFVGSSGAGSKPTPLLQDEIDFILKRMGMEEKTVEFDFELNETVKVKEGPFANFTGTIEELDKDKQKLKVLVNMFGRETPVELDFTGVEKI, via the coding sequence ATGGAAAAGAACTGGTATGTCGTTCACACTTATTCTGGTTATGAGAATAAAGTAAAAGCAAATTTAGAAAAACGTGTAGAATCAATGGGGATGCAAGATAAAATATTCCGTGTTGTTGTTCCTGAAGAAGAAGAAACGGATTTTAAAAATGGGAAAAAGAAAGTTACCAAGAAGAAAGTTTTCCCAGGTTACGTTCTAGTTGAAATCGTTATGACAGATGATTCATGGTATGTTGTACGTAATACACCAGGTGTAACTGGCTTCGTAGGCTCTAGTGGAGCAGGATCAAAACCTACACCATTATTACAAGATGAAATAGATTTCATTTTAAAGCGTATGGGAATGGAAGAGAAAACAGTTGAGTTCGATTTCGAACTAAACGAAACAGTGAAAGTAAAAGAAGGTCCATTTGCGAACTTTACTGGAACAATTGAAGAACTAGACAAAGATAAGCAGAAATTAAAAGTTCTAGTTAATATGTTTGGTAGAGAAACGCCAGTAGAGCTTGACTTTACTGGGGTAGAAAAAATATAA
- the secE gene encoding preprotein translocase subunit SecE, with amino-acid sequence MQRLTKFFRDVVREMKKVSWPKRKELTRYTVIVVTTVALVAVFFGLIDTGISALLRNIL; translated from the coding sequence ATGCAACGATTAACTAAGTTTTTCCGTGATGTAGTTCGTGAAATGAAAAAGGTTAGCTGGCCAAAGCGAAAAGAATTAACACGCTATACAGTTATTGTTGTAACAACAGTCGCTTTAGTTGCGGTATTCTTTGGTTTGATTGACACAGGTATTTCTGCACTTTTACGTAATATCTTATAA
- the rpmG gene encoding 50S ribosomal protein L33, with protein MNKKVVLACTSCGSRNYTTTKNATNQSERLEINKFCKVCNAHTAHRETK; from the coding sequence ATGAATAAAAAAGTAGTGCTCGCATGTACAAGCTGTGGTTCAAGAAACTATACAACCACTAAAAATGCTACTAACCAAAGCGAGCGTTTAGAAATAAATAAGTTTTGCAAAGTATGCAATGCTCACACTGCTCATCGTGAGACAAAATAG
- the sigH gene encoding RNA polymerase sporulation sigma factor SigH gives MLVVISDQLLAHDKLEHMEDEHVVELVHAGNSEALDYLINKYKNFVRAKARSYFLIGADREDIVQEGMIGLYKAIRDFKEDKLSSFKAFAELCITRQIITAIKTATRQKHIPLNSYVSLDKPIYDEESDRTLMDVISGAKVMNPEELIINQEEFDDIEVKMEELLSDLERKVLVLYLDGRSYQEISEDLNRHVKSIDNALQRVKRKLERYLELREITL, from the coding sequence ATTCTTGTGGTGATTAGCGACCAATTATTGGCACATGATAAATTGGAACATATGGAAGATGAACATGTCGTAGAATTAGTGCATGCAGGTAATAGCGAAGCTTTAGATTACTTAATTAATAAGTACAAAAACTTTGTGCGTGCCAAAGCAAGATCCTATTTTTTAATTGGTGCAGACCGCGAAGATATTGTCCAAGAAGGAATGATAGGTTTGTATAAAGCTATCCGTGATTTTAAAGAGGACAAGTTATCTTCCTTTAAGGCATTTGCAGAGTTGTGTATTACAAGGCAAATTATTACGGCAATAAAAACGGCAACTAGACAGAAACATATTCCATTAAATTCATATGTTTCCTTGGACAAGCCAATTTATGATGAAGAATCAGATCGTACATTAATGGACGTAATCTCTGGAGCAAAAGTGATGAACCCAGAAGAATTAATTATCAATCAAGAAGAATTTGATGATATTGAAGTAAAGATGGAAGAACTATTAAGCGATTTAGAGAGAAAAGTTCTAGTGCTTTACTTAGATGGTCGTTCATACCAAGAAATTTCAGAAGATTTAAACCGACATGTAAAGTCGATTGACAACGCACTCCAACGTGTGAAAAGAAAACTAGAGAGGTACTTAGAGTTACGAGAGATTACTCTGTAG
- a CDS encoding NYN domain-containing protein, translating to MDILLVDGYNIIGAWHELRQIRNEDLAQARDILVSKMAEYQAYTGFRCIIVFDAHLTQGVETKYNNYRVEVIYTKENETADERIEKLAIELSNIKTQVHVATSDFTEQWAIFGQGALRKSARELLTEINAIELKIQKRVISFSNKKPSKRIELNEEISQIFEKWRRGKR from the coding sequence ATGGACATATTACTAGTCGACGGCTATAACATTATTGGCGCGTGGCATGAATTACGCCAAATTAGAAACGAGGATCTAGCGCAAGCTAGAGATATTCTCGTTTCTAAAATGGCTGAATACCAAGCATATACAGGCTTTCGTTGTATCATTGTGTTTGATGCTCATTTAACACAAGGGGTAGAAACCAAATATAATAATTACAGAGTGGAAGTTATATATACGAAGGAAAATGAAACCGCAGATGAACGGATAGAAAAATTAGCAATCGAGCTTTCAAATATTAAGACGCAAGTTCATGTTGCTACATCTGATTTTACTGAACAATGGGCAATTTTTGGGCAAGGTGCACTTCGAAAATCTGCTAGAGAGCTATTAACTGAAATCAATGCAATAGAATTAAAAATTCAAAAGCGAGTTATTAGTTTTTCTAATAAAAAACCATCTAAAAGAATTGAATTGAATGAAGAAATTTCACAAATTTTCGAAAAATGGCGTCGAGGGAAGCGATGA
- the rlmB gene encoding 23S rRNA (guanosine(2251)-2'-O)-methyltransferase RlmB, whose translation MSKEFIIGRNPVLEAIKANREINKIWVGEGATKGSIQQVIGLAKEANIIIQFVPKKKLDQLAEGNHQGVIASVAAYDYAEMDDLFANAEKSGTAPFFLILDELEDPHNLGSIMRTADAIGAHGIIIPKRRSVGLTATVAKASTGAIEHIPVVRVTNLARTVDELKDRGLWIFGTDAKGKVDYRQMDGSLPLGLIIGSEGKGMSRLLKEKCDFLLSLPMVGKVTSLNASIAASLLMYEVYRKRNPVGE comes from the coding sequence GTGTCTAAAGAATTTATTATTGGTAGAAACCCTGTATTAGAAGCGATTAAAGCAAACCGAGAAATAAATAAGATTTGGGTTGGAGAAGGTGCAACGAAAGGTTCCATACAACAGGTTATTGGATTAGCTAAAGAAGCGAATATAATCATTCAATTCGTACCGAAGAAAAAGTTAGACCAACTAGCAGAAGGAAATCATCAAGGTGTTATTGCATCTGTAGCGGCATATGACTATGCGGAGATGGACGATTTATTTGCAAATGCAGAAAAAAGCGGTACAGCGCCTTTCTTTCTTATCCTTGATGAATTAGAAGACCCGCACAATTTAGGGTCCATCATGAGAACAGCTGATGCTATTGGAGCACATGGAATAATCATTCCAAAACGTAGGTCAGTTGGTTTAACAGCAACAGTTGCGAAAGCATCTACAGGAGCAATAGAGCATATCCCAGTAGTGAGGGTTACGAATTTAGCGAGAACGGTCGATGAATTAAAGGATAGAGGACTATGGATATTCGGAACGGATGCAAAGGGTAAAGTAGACTACCGCCAGATGGATGGTTCACTTCCCCTAGGCTTGATTATTGGTAGTGAAGGTAAAGGAATGAGTCGATTACTAAAGGAAAAATGCGACTTTTTATTATCACTACCAATGGTAGGAAAGGTCACTTCGCTAAACGCTTCAATAGCGGCAAGTTTGTTAATGTATGAGGTGTATAGAAAAAGAAACCCTGTTGGGGAATAA
- a CDS encoding Mini-ribonuclease 3: protein MNSLALAYVGDAIYESYVRLHLLEQGNVRPNQLHQTGTKYVSAKSQANLLHKLMDKNFFSEEEIAVIKRGRNAKSGTVPKNTDVQTYRYSTAFEALIGHLFLNDEEERMEQFINTCMQMVDDERGVGRV, encoded by the coding sequence ATGAATAGTTTAGCGTTGGCGTACGTAGGAGATGCCATTTATGAAAGTTATGTGAGGTTGCATTTACTAGAGCAAGGTAATGTTAGACCGAATCAACTTCATCAAACAGGTACAAAGTATGTATCTGCAAAATCACAAGCTAACCTTTTACACAAGTTAATGGATAAGAACTTTTTTTCAGAGGAAGAAATTGCAGTAATTAAGCGTGGGAGAAACGCGAAGTCTGGGACAGTACCGAAAAATACTGATGTCCAAACATACCGTTATTCAACCGCGTTTGAGGCTTTGATTGGCCATTTATTTTTAAATGATGAAGAGGAAAGAATGGAACAATTTATTAATACATGCATGCAGATGGTAGACGATGAAAGGGGTGTAGGGCGTGTCTAA
- the cysS gene encoding cysteine--tRNA ligase: MAIQLYNTLTRKKEPFIPLEEGKVKMYVCGPTVYNYIHIGNARPAIAFDTVRRYLEYRGYDVKYISNFTDVDDKLIKAANELGEDVPTIAERFIEAYFEDTAALGCKKADAHPRVTESMDIIIEFIEALIDKDFAYESGGDVYYRTRKFEGYGKLSHQSIDELQLGARIEVGEKKQDSLDFVLWKAAKEGEIFWDSPWGKGRPGWHIECSAMAKKYLGDSIDIHAGGQDLAFPHHENEIAQSEAVTGKQFAKYWMHNGYINIDNEKMSKSLGNFVLVHDIIKQHDPQLIRFFMLSVHYRHPINYNEELLQNTKNGLERLSTSYFNLKHRLESSTNLAHNTEDWLEKVASFKQQFIEAMDDDFNTANAISTLFDLAKQANLYLNENVTSESVIYAFIQSFDDFFNVLGITMQKEQELLDEEIELLIQQRIDARKNRDFALADKIRDELKERNIILEDTPQGTRWKRG, from the coding sequence ATGGCTATTCAACTTTATAACACGTTAACTCGTAAAAAAGAACCCTTCATACCGTTAGAAGAAGGAAAGGTAAAGATGTACGTGTGTGGTCCTACTGTTTACAACTATATTCATATAGGGAATGCTCGTCCAGCCATTGCATTTGATACAGTAAGAAGATATTTAGAGTACCGCGGATATGACGTGAAGTATATCTCAAACTTTACAGATGTAGATGACAAGTTAATTAAAGCTGCAAATGAATTAGGCGAAGATGTTCCAACAATCGCAGAGCGTTTCATTGAGGCGTACTTTGAAGACACGGCTGCACTAGGATGCAAAAAAGCGGATGCACACCCTAGAGTAACAGAAAGTATGGACATCATCATTGAATTTATCGAGGCATTAATTGATAAAGATTTTGCTTACGAATCTGGTGGTGACGTTTATTATAGAACGAGAAAATTCGAAGGCTACGGAAAGCTTTCTCACCAATCTATTGATGAATTACAGCTAGGAGCCCGTATTGAAGTTGGGGAGAAAAAGCAAGATTCATTAGACTTCGTTTTATGGAAAGCGGCAAAAGAAGGAGAAATCTTTTGGGATAGTCCATGGGGCAAAGGTAGACCTGGCTGGCATATTGAATGCTCTGCCATGGCAAAAAAGTATCTAGGAGATTCCATTGATATACATGCAGGGGGGCAAGACTTAGCATTCCCTCACCACGAAAATGAAATTGCTCAATCAGAAGCAGTGACTGGGAAACAATTCGCAAAATATTGGATGCATAACGGGTATATTAATATTGATAACGAAAAAATGTCTAAGTCACTAGGAAACTTTGTACTTGTACACGATATTATTAAGCAACACGACCCACAATTAATTCGTTTCTTTATGCTTTCCGTACATTACCGTCATCCGATCAACTATAATGAGGAATTATTGCAAAATACGAAGAACGGGTTAGAGAGATTATCTACATCTTACTTTAATCTGAAACATCGTTTAGAAAGTAGTACAAATTTAGCACATAATACAGAAGATTGGTTAGAAAAAGTAGCTAGTTTTAAGCAACAATTTATTGAGGCAATGGACGATGACTTTAATACGGCGAACGCTATTTCTACTTTGTTTGATTTAGCGAAGCAAGCTAACCTGTATTTAAATGAAAATGTAACATCTGAAAGTGTAATATATGCGTTCATTCAGTCATTTGATGATTTTTTCAATGTGTTAGGAATTACAATGCAAAAAGAGCAAGAGTTATTGGATGAGGAAATTGAATTGTTAATTCAGCAACGAATTGATGCGAGAAAAAACCGTGACTTTGCTCTTGCAGATAAAATTAGAGATGAATTAAAAGAACGAAATATTATTTTAGAAGATACTCCGCAAGGAACAAGGTGGAAAAGAGGATAA
- the cysE gene encoding serine O-acetyltransferase → MWKILKEDIEVIFEQDPAARSYIEVILTYSGLHAIWAHRLAHGLFKRKLFFLARSVSQISRFFTGIEIHPGAKIGRKFFIDHGMGVVIGETCEIGDNVTVYQGVTLGGTGKEKGKRHPTLQDNALIAAGAKVLGNITIGENSKVGAGSVVLKDVPNNSTVVGIPGKIVIQNGVKVKKDLNHQDLPDPIADRFLELENEVKELQEQLQKWKERS, encoded by the coding sequence ATGTGGAAAATTTTAAAAGAAGATATTGAAGTAATCTTTGAACAAGACCCAGCAGCTAGAAGTTATATAGAAGTCATCTTAACTTATTCTGGACTACATGCCATATGGGCGCATCGATTAGCACACGGCTTGTTTAAACGTAAGTTGTTTTTCCTAGCGAGATCTGTATCGCAAATAAGCAGATTTTTTACGGGAATTGAAATACATCCTGGGGCAAAAATAGGAAGAAAGTTCTTTATCGATCACGGAATGGGAGTAGTCATTGGAGAAACGTGTGAAATTGGCGATAACGTAACAGTATATCAAGGAGTTACACTCGGAGGTACCGGTAAGGAAAAGGGGAAAAGACACCCGACCTTGCAAGACAATGCACTAATTGCAGCTGGAGCGAAAGTGTTAGGGAATATTACAATTGGTGAAAACTCTAAAGTAGGAGCGGGTTCCGTTGTACTAAAAGATGTCCCTAATAACTCTACCGTTGTTGGTATTCCTGGAAAAATCGTTATTCAAAACGGTGTTAAGGTAAAGAAAGATCTAAACCATCAAGACTTACCAGATCCAATTGCAGATAGATTTTTAGAACTCGAAAATGAAGTGAAAGAACTACAGGAACAATTACAGAAATGGAAAGAGAGGTCATAA
- the gltX gene encoding glutamate--tRNA ligase, producing the protein MSVRVRYAPSPTGHLHIGNARTALFNYLYARNQNGKFIIRIEDTDKKRNIEGGEESQLKFLKWLGMDWDESVDVGGEFGPYRQSERNDIYKKYYEELLEKGLAYKCYCTEEELEAEREEQAAKGENPRYSGKHRDLTEEQRATYEAEGKLPSIRFRVPTGKDIKFVDMVKGEVSFETEGIGDYVIVKKDGTPTYNFAVAVDDHLMQITHVLRGDDHISNTPKQIMIYEALGWDVPQFGHMTLIVNESRKKLSKRDESIIQFIEQYEELGYLPEALFNFIGLLGWSPGGEEELFSKEEFINIFDPSRLSKSPAVFDTQKLTWMNNQYIKKLDVDTLVTLALPHLMKAGLLPENMTDAKKDWTRDLIALHQEKMSYGAEIVSLTELFFKTHIEYEEEAKEVLAQEQVPEVVKAFHEELSALEDFSADNIKAAIKAVQKATGQKGKNLFMPIRVATTGQTHGPDLPQAISLLGKETVLARLEKLFS; encoded by the coding sequence ATGTCAGTACGTGTACGCTATGCCCCAAGTCCAACAGGGCACTTACATATTGGAAATGCCAGAACAGCATTATTTAACTACTTATATGCTCGCAACCAAAATGGAAAGTTTATTATTCGCATTGAAGATACAGATAAAAAGCGCAATATTGAAGGCGGAGAAGAAAGTCAGTTAAAATTTTTAAAATGGCTTGGAATGGACTGGGATGAAAGTGTCGATGTTGGTGGAGAGTTCGGTCCATATCGTCAGTCAGAACGAAACGACATTTACAAGAAGTATTATGAGGAGCTACTTGAAAAAGGTTTAGCTTACAAATGTTATTGCACGGAAGAAGAATTGGAGGCAGAGCGTGAAGAGCAAGCGGCTAAAGGCGAGAATCCTCGTTACTCCGGGAAACATCGTGATTTAACAGAGGAGCAAAGAGCAACATATGAAGCAGAAGGGAAATTACCTAGCATCCGCTTTCGCGTACCAACCGGGAAAGATATAAAGTTTGTTGATATGGTTAAAGGGGAAGTATCCTTTGAAACAGAAGGCATTGGTGACTATGTAATTGTGAAAAAAGATGGTACACCGACGTACAATTTTGCAGTAGCGGTTGACGATCACTTAATGCAAATTACACACGTTCTTCGTGGTGATGACCATATTTCTAACACACCGAAACAAATTATGATTTATGAAGCACTTGGATGGGACGTTCCTCAATTTGGTCATATGACGTTAATTGTGAATGAAAGCCGTAAAAAGCTTAGTAAGCGTGATGAAAGTATTATTCAGTTTATTGAACAATACGAAGAGTTAGGCTACCTACCAGAAGCGCTATTTAATTTTATTGGCTTGTTAGGTTGGTCTCCGGGTGGAGAAGAAGAATTGTTTTCAAAAGAAGAATTTATTAACATCTTTGATCCTAGCCGACTATCCAAATCACCAGCTGTTTTTGATACACAAAAATTAACATGGATGAATAATCAATATATTAAAAAGTTAGACGTAGATACACTTGTTACGTTAGCGTTACCACACTTAATGAAGGCAGGTCTTCTACCAGAAAATATGACGGATGCAAAAAAAGATTGGACACGCGATTTAATAGCGTTACATCAAGAAAAAATGAGCTATGGTGCAGAAATTGTATCACTAACAGAATTGTTCTTTAAAACTCATATTGAGTATGAAGAAGAAGCAAAAGAAGTTTTAGCTCAAGAACAAGTTCCAGAGGTAGTAAAAGCATTCCATGAAGAGCTATCAGCTTTAGAAGATTTTTCTGCAGACAATATTAAAGCTGCAATAAAAGCTGTTCAAAAAGCAACTGGCCAAAAAGGTAAAAACTTATTTATGCCAATACGTGTTGCTACAACGGGTCAAACACACGGCCCAGACTTACCACAAGCAATAAGCTTATTAGGTAAAGAAACAGTTTTAGCGCGATTAGAAAAACTTTTTAGTTAA
- the ispF gene encoding 2-C-methyl-D-erythritol 2,4-cyclodiphosphate synthase, translated as MFRIGQGFDVHQLVEGRPLIIGGITIPYEKGLLGHSDADVLLHTIADACLGAIGEGDIGKHFPDTDEAFKDADSAQLLIHVWKLVTERGYSLGNIDCTIIAQMPKMAPHIQAMRERIAELLEASSDQVNVKATTTEKLGFTGRGEGIASQATVLLMKN; from the coding sequence ATGTTTCGAATTGGACAAGGTTTTGATGTACATCAACTTGTAGAGGGAAGACCACTTATTATTGGTGGAATTACAATCCCTTATGAAAAGGGATTATTAGGTCATTCAGACGCAGATGTGTTATTACACACTATTGCGGATGCATGTCTAGGAGCTATTGGAGAAGGCGATATCGGAAAACATTTTCCAGATACAGATGAAGCATTTAAAGATGCTGATTCAGCCCAATTATTAATACATGTTTGGAAGTTAGTTACGGAACGTGGTTATAGCCTAGGAAATATCGATTGTACGATTATTGCCCAAATGCCCAAAATGGCACCGCACATTCAAGCGATGAGAGAAAGAATAGCGGAGCTCTTAGAAGCATCGTCAGATCAAGTAAACGTAAAAGCAACAACAACTGAAAAGTTAGGATTTACAGGTCGTGGCGAAGGTATCGCCTCCCAAGCGACAGTACTTTTAATGAAAAACTAA
- the ispD gene encoding 2-C-methyl-D-erythritol 4-phosphate cytidylyltransferase — MSYQVIIPAAGQGKRMNAGMNKQFIELEQKPVIIHTLLVFEHDPLCDQILMVVNEQEIDMFQVLLEKYSITKVKKLVHGGKERQDSVYYGMKAAKKDGIVLVHDGARPFIRQTFIHRLVEKATETGAAILAVPVKDTIKKVINGIATETIERSSLWSIQTPQAFRFSILDEAHEKAKKDNFLGTDEASLVERIGVDVHIVEGDYENIKLTTQEDLLYANAILSKNN; from the coding sequence ATGTCTTATCAAGTAATCATTCCTGCAGCAGGTCAAGGAAAGCGGATGAACGCTGGAATGAACAAGCAGTTTATTGAATTAGAACAAAAGCCAGTTATTATTCATACATTACTAGTTTTTGAACATGACCCACTATGTGATCAAATATTAATGGTTGTTAATGAGCAAGAAATAGATATGTTTCAAGTTCTTCTGGAAAAGTACAGCATTACAAAAGTGAAAAAGCTTGTACACGGAGGAAAAGAGCGTCAAGATAGTGTTTACTATGGGATGAAGGCAGCAAAGAAAGACGGAATTGTTCTAGTGCACGATGGTGCAAGACCATTCATACGTCAAACATTCATCCATCGGTTAGTAGAGAAAGCAACAGAAACAGGTGCAGCAATTTTAGCTGTACCTGTAAAAGATACCATCAAAAAAGTTATAAATGGTATTGCGACGGAAACAATCGAAAGGTCTAGCTTGTGGAGCATCCAAACACCACAAGCTTTTCGTTTTTCCATATTAGATGAAGCTCATGAAAAAGCTAAGAAAGATAACTTTTTAGGCACAGACGAAGCTAGTCTTGTAGAGAGAATAGGTGTGGACGTTCACATTGTTGAGGGAGACTATGAGAACATTAAACTTACCACTCAAGAAGATTTACTTTACGCAAATGCAATTTTATCAAAGAACAATTAG
- a CDS encoding PIN/TRAM domain-containing protein: MLRRIVQLFFIVIGGMLGIFFIPELFSLLNLGGIELLNKPYTVAIFGAIIFFILTFWFVDYVVGFIKWVEESIVKAPVTDVLFGSLGLILGLIVAYLAVIPLEKIPFQIVSTVIPIFVTLLLGYLGFQVGFKKRDELVSLFSISTKFGKKKATEDEEVDLSSKKLKILDTSVIIDGRVADICQTGFLEGTIVIPRFVLEELQHIADSSDVLKRNRGRRGLDILNRIQKELAIKVEIYEGNYEEIQEVDSKLVKLAKLTSGVVVTNDFNLNKVCELQNVAVLNINDLANAVKPVVLPGEEMTVQVIKDGKEYNQGVAYLDDGTMIVVEEGRDYIGKHIEVLVTSVLQTSAGRMIFAKPKLLEKAL; encoded by the coding sequence ATGTTAAGGCGCATTGTTCAATTATTTTTTATTGTTATAGGTGGAATGCTAGGTATATTTTTTATTCCTGAACTTTTCTCATTATTAAATTTAGGTGGTATAGAACTGCTAAACAAGCCTTATACTGTTGCCATTTTTGGTGCCATTATATTTTTTATTCTTACTTTTTGGTTTGTTGATTATGTAGTTGGCTTTATTAAGTGGGTGGAAGAGTCCATTGTAAAAGCTCCAGTTACTGACGTTTTGTTTGGTAGTTTAGGCTTGATACTTGGTTTAATTGTTGCTTACTTAGCTGTTATTCCATTAGAGAAAATCCCTTTTCAAATTGTAAGTACGGTAATACCGATTTTTGTAACGCTATTATTAGGTTATTTAGGGTTCCAAGTAGGATTTAAAAAGCGTGATGAATTAGTAAGTTTATTTTCTATTTCTACTAAATTTGGAAAAAAGAAAGCCACAGAAGACGAAGAGGTGGATCTTTCTTCTAAAAAATTAAAAATTTTAGATACAAGTGTTATTATAGATGGGCGAGTTGCGGATATATGTCAAACTGGATTTTTAGAGGGAACGATTGTCATTCCTCGATTTGTTCTTGAAGAGCTTCAACATATAGCAGACTCCTCTGACGTATTAAAAAGAAATAGAGGGCGTCGTGGCTTAGATATTTTAAATCGAATTCAAAAAGAATTAGCTATCAAAGTAGAAATTTATGAAGGCAACTATGAAGAGATTCAAGAAGTGGACAGTAAGTTAGTGAAACTGGCTAAATTAACTTCTGGCGTTGTTGTTACTAATGATTTTAATTTAAATAAAGTATGTGAATTACAAAACGTAGCGGTTCTTAACATTAACGATTTAGCTAATGCTGTTAAGCCAGTAGTACTTCCAGGGGAAGAGATGACCGTTCAAGTTATTAAAGATGGGAAAGAATATAACCAAGGTGTGGCCTATTTAGATGACGGAACGATGATTGTTGTAGAAGAAGGTCGAGATTATATCGGAAAGCATATTGAAGTGTTAGTAACAAGTGTACTACAAACGTCTGCTGGCCGTATGATTTTTGCAAAGCCTAAACTTTTAGAAAAAGCATTATAA
- the disA gene encoding DNA integrity scanning diadenylate cyclase DisA, which produces MEDINQNEKLVAEILQFIAPGTPIREGLDNILRSNTGGLVVVGYNEKVKEIVDGGFSINCSFSPAYVYELAKMDGAIILNEKGTKILYANAQLTPNPTILSTETGMRHRTAERVAKQTGSLVVAISQRRNVITLYKGEFRYALKDIGVIFTKANQAIQTLEKYKSVLDQSITNLGALEFEEQVTFMELLQVIHRIEMVLRIKNEIISYINELGTEGRLIRLQLTELIAHMEEETILLIKDYCVEKNVDAFVILKKLQKLSNTDLLDDNIILKLLGYSSFTSPEELVLPRGYRVLHKIPRLPPVIIENLVTRFKRLKHTMVASVEELDDVEGIGEVRARKIKEGLKRIQDQLLIDRQI; this is translated from the coding sequence ATGGAAGATATAAATCAAAATGAAAAGCTAGTGGCAGAAATTTTACAGTTTATTGCACCTGGCACCCCAATTCGTGAAGGGCTAGACAATATTTTGCGTTCGAATACTGGTGGTCTTGTTGTTGTTGGATATAACGAGAAAGTAAAAGAAATTGTGGACGGCGGCTTTTCTATAAATTGCTCGTTTAGTCCAGCTTATGTGTATGAGTTAGCTAAAATGGACGGAGCCATTATATTAAATGAAAAAGGCACTAAAATATTATATGCAAACGCACAATTAACTCCTAATCCAACTATCCTTTCTACCGAAACAGGAATGAGACATCGTACAGCAGAGCGGGTGGCAAAGCAAACTGGGAGCCTTGTTGTTGCTATTTCTCAACGACGTAACGTTATCACTTTATACAAAGGTGAATTTCGCTATGCATTAAAAGATATCGGAGTAATTTTTACGAAAGCAAATCAAGCAATCCAAACGTTAGAAAAGTATAAATCGGTACTTGATCAAAGTATAACGAATTTAGGAGCACTAGAATTTGAGGAACAAGTTACGTTTATGGAACTTTTGCAGGTTATACATCGTATAGAAATGGTATTAAGAATAAAAAATGAAATCATTAGCTATATTAATGAATTAGGAACAGAAGGTCGTCTTATCCGTCTTCAGCTTACAGAGTTAATCGCACATATGGAAGAAGAGACAATTTTATTAATTAAGGATTATTGTGTGGAAAAAAATGTAGATGCATTTGTTATATTAAAAAAGTTACAGAAGCTTTCCAATACAGACTTGTTAGATGATAACATCATATTAAAGCTATTAGGTTATTCTAGCTTTACAAGTCCAGAAGAATTAGTTTTACCCAGAGGATATAGAGTTCTTCATAAAATTCCACGCCTCCCACCAGTAATCATCGAAAACTTAGTAACCCGTTTTAAAAGATTGAAGCATACCATGGTTGCTTCGGTTGAAGAGTTAGATGATGTAGAAGGTATTGGGGAAGTAAGGGCGAGAAAGATAAAAGAAGGCTTAAAACGTATTCAGGATCAACTGTTAATTGATAGGCAAATATAA